Genomic window (Tribolium castaneum strain GA2 chromosome 2, icTriCast1.1, whole genome shotgun sequence):
CGAAAATCCCCGCGTGGTTCCCCGGTATGTGCGTGCTGTGTTGTGGGTTGTTGGTCATGCGTTTTTCAGGGTATGTGTCAGCTTTTCCGCACTTACCTGAACTTGTTAAAGTGACCAAAAGTCCGAGTGAGGTACTTCACGCGGCTTGGAAAGCTGTCCAACCGAAAGTTTTCCCGGACGAACCTCTCTTAATTGTCTAACATGAAAAACGCAATAAACGAGATTTCTAGCAAAAGGGTTTTATTTTACGGAAACGGAACTATACACTTTGCTCGTAGTAAACGAATTTGGGGGGACGGTCGTAGAATTTTTTACAGAGAGCCTCCTAAAGATCAGAAATTACTAAAAGAAAGATTACTGCAAGTAACCAACCCTCAGATCGGTTTCTAAGTGCTTGTAAGGCATGTGCGGTCTTTGGGCGTACAGGGCGTAAGCCAAGGGCGATAGGAAGGTCAGGAAGAGACCGGCGAAACCAACATGGGCCGGGAAATTCACCCAGGGGTACCGGCACAAGGTGCCCCTTCGTTCTAGATAGTTCATCACTAGCGGGGTCAGTACTGAAACAAGCAGTCTTGTGTTGAGCAATTGACCAGTAACTGAGTTATTTTCTCCAAAAAGTATGGAATCAGTAAGGGCTTGGTACCACCCTGACTTTAAACGAAGTTTCTCGAACGTAATAAATACTCACACATGGGGGGCACGGCgatgaaaattttgttcataATGGAGTCACTAATCGATGCATAAGCTGCGTTCTTCGAGTACCCCAGTTTGTTGTGACAGTCGTCATAAATCGGGGTACCATTCTTGAGAATTCTATAAAACCAATgataaattaatagaaaaaattgggGAAAAAGTCTTACTGGGCCTTCAGCAGTGGCGTGCCGACACAGTGCGCCGCCGCCACGGCCACGAACGGCACAAACCGCCCCACCAGAGCGGGCGAGTTGACCAAAAGCCGGTTTAGCCCCAAGGCGGTGCCTATGGCAGTACCAGTGGCCACCACGTAGCTCGTGATCAATTGCGTGTTGGTGATTTCATCATCCGAGCCCTTATTCTTGTAACCGACCCACGTGTTGTACGTTTGATTCAACCACTGCCAGAAAACCACCCCCGGAGTGGACTTGTAATAGGCCATCATGCCCCCAGCTAGGACCATGTTGACGGGGATGAAGGCCGCAGGCCGGGCCCAGAAGTTTATTTTCTCGCCGGTTTCTGGATTGTAAGCCGATTCGAACAGGGCTTTGGCTCGCCAGACTTCGTCTTCGGTCACATCGGCCGCCAGAGGCTCCCCGCATCTGGGCTTAATTGCAATTTGCGGGTCGGGATCTAGGACACTTACCGGTATTTGAGGTAGAGGCATTTGGAGTCTTCGAGTGTGTCGGAGCTGGTGAGGAGGTGGAAAGGGTTGGTTCGCTGGAAATAGTGGCGGAAGCGACCCCAGTACGTGTCTTGGTCGTACGGAGAGTCGTCGAGATTGAGTCTTCCTACATGTTTGTTGCTGCACATTTTTCACGATTGGTTCAATTTTGAGAGGATTTGGTGCTGAACATGGCTGATAATTGTATGGTTGTGGAAAAGACTGATGACATTGACAATTGGTTGTGACAGTGGATTTTTTCACTTCAACAGAAGGATGTTCTGCTGGGTTCACGGGCGCCGACTACGTGGGCCCATGGAAGTTTGGTCATGGGTGTGGAGCTCCCATTGAAAATAACTtgcttattttattgaaattataactatttaaaatttgcacattgtatttttttccttgATGTTGTTTAcgaataaactatttttacaCATACCTaacgttttttcttttaaacaaaaataatttctatatgaatttaattttctggTTTCCTTCCGTtacaactttaatattttcttatttttttttcagttgctctatttgaaaaattatactGGTATTGTTTAAACCAGTGGTTTATATCTTTTCTTATCTGAACTGATAAGTCTAGTGCAAACGGTTATAAAaagtatttgtgttttttataactgttaaaaattccaatctcatttactaatttttgttgttgtttcaaATGCCCATTCTTGCAATTTTCTGTTTAGATTAAAACAGTTTGtcaaattaagcaaaattttcactCAGAACGTTcgctaattttgaaatttcaagaaaatcaaaaaaataagtaaaaaagtcGTAATGAACAAAGCAAACCAAAATAACTCTTCAAAgcttatttttgcataaattgagtgaacaaatttttaatcagggcaataattcacttaaaaaaaaggtgaGTCGAATGAACTCTTGAActtagaaattgttttgtgattttctaTGTCGACAAAGAatctttgaaataataaatacgacattttttttaacaaattgttttattttgcgaTTTCTTGTAAcaatttaacataaaaaagcCAGATTgtcattagtaataataaaccttttttttaataagagcggtttttattaaaaagtacttATTAGGTTGAATAAATTACCTAAGAAAGTcaaatttagataatttttgagtaaaatatgccaaaaacatataaatttagaacttattttgtgattCTCTGaaccaagaattttttaaatcatttatttttctaacaaGTGGACTTATTTTACGAGACCTGgcattaaatttattgaaaaaaagccaattaataaaaaatccagATTGGTTGTCCAGAAACTAAATCTTTTTCTAGTAACATCACCTATCCTCATTGACGATCTTAAGTTAAATCCAGCAAATAAGCTGtaagctgaaaaattaatatcacattttttagttttcattaaatatttcaaacaagccaaaataaattgttattctTCTTATTTAACAAATCAGCTGCTATGTGTtactaatttaacaaaaaaaagtcaataacTATTAGAAAGTGCCAAATTTTCCGACATTTCttgcataaattaaataaactcaaCAAAATAAA
Coding sequences:
- the LOC662623 gene encoding sideroflexin-1-3 → MCSNKHVGRLNLDDSPYDQDTYWGRFRHYFQRTNPFHLLTSSDTLEDSKCLYLKYRCGEPLAADVTEDEVWRAKALFESAYNPETGEKINFWARPAAFIPVNMVLAGGMMAYYKSTPGVVFWQWLNQTYNTWVGYKNKGSDDEITNTQLITSYVVATGTAIGTALGLNRLLVNSPALVGRFVPFVAVAAAHCVGTPLLKAQILKNGTPIYDDCHNKLGYSKNAAYASISDSIMNKIFIAVPPMLLTPLVMNYLERRGTLCRYPWVNFPAHVGFAGLFLTFLSPLAYALYAQRPHMPYKHLETDLREALCKKFYDRPPKFVYYEQSV